A stretch of the Chelonia mydas isolate rCheMyd1 chromosome 5, rCheMyd1.pri.v2, whole genome shotgun sequence genome encodes the following:
- the SMAD4 gene encoding mothers against decapentaplegic homolog 4 encodes MDNMSITNTPTSNDACLSIVHSLMCHRQGGESETFAKRAIESLVKKLKEKKDELDSLITAITTNGAHPSKCVTIQRTLDGRLQVAGRKGFPHVIYARLWRWPDLHKNELKHVKYCQYAFDLKCDSVCVNPYHYERVVSPGIDLSGLTLQSSAPSSMLVKDEYVHDFEGQSLSTAEGHSVQTIQHPPSNRASTETYSTPAMLAPTESSTTSTTNFPNIPVASTSQPTSILTGSHSDGLLQIASGPQPGTQQNGFTAQPATYHHNSTTTWTGSRTAAYTPTIPHHQNGHLQHHPPMPHPGHYWPVHNELAFQPPISNHPAPEYWCSIAYFEMDVQVGETFKVPSSCPVVTVDGYVDPSGGDRFCLGQLSNVHRTEAIERARLHIGKGVQLECKGEGDVWVRCLSDHAVFVQSYYLDREAGRAPGDAVHKIYPSAYIKVFDLRQCHRQMQQQAATAQAAAAAQAAAVAGNIPGPGSVGGIAPAISLSAAAGIGVDDLRRLCILRMSFVKGWGPDYPRQSIKETPCWIEIHLHRALQLLDEVLHTMPIADPQPLD; translated from the exons ATGGACAATATGTCTATTACTAACACACCAACAAGTAATGATGCTTGTCTGAGCATTGTTCACAGCTTGATGTGCCATCGGCAAGGTGGAGAGAGTGAAACTTTTGCAAAACGAGCAATCGAAAGCTTAGTTAAAAAGCTAAAGGAGAAAAAAGATGAATTGGATTCTTTGATTACAGCTATAACTACAAATGGAGCTCATCCTAGTAAATGTGTTACAATACAGAGAACATTGGATGGAAGGCTTCAG GTGGCTGGTCGTAAAGGGTTCCCACACGTGATCTATGCTCGTCTTTGGAGGTGGCCTGATCTTCACAAAAATGAACTCAAGCATGTTAAATATTGTCAGTATGCTTTTGACCTAAAATGTGACAGTGTCTGTGTGAATCCTTACCATTATGAACGTGTGGTGTCACCTGGCATTG atctttCAGGACTGACCTTGCAGAGTTCTG CTCCATCAAGTATGTTGGTGAAAGATGAATATGTTCATGACTTCGAAGGACAGTCCTTATCTACAGCTGAAGGCCATTCAGTCCAGACCATCCAGCATCCACCAAGTAACAGGGCTTCTACTGAGACTTACAGCACCCCAGCTATGTTAGCTCCTACTGAGTCTAGCACTACCAGCACCACCAACTTTCCCAACATTCCTGTGGCTTCCACAA GTCAGCCAACCAGTATATTGACAGGTAGCCATAGTGATGGACTGTTACAGATTGCTTCAGGGCCTCAGCCAGGAACGCAGCAGAATGGGTTTACAGCTCAGCCAGCTACTTACCATCACA atAGTACGACGACTTGGACTGGAAGTCGAACGGCAGCCTACACACCTACTATACCTCACCATCAGAATGGGCATCTTCAGCATCACCCACCTATGCCCCACCCTGGACATTACT ggccagtTCACAATGAACTTGCATTCCAGCCTCCTATATCAAATCATCCTG CTCCGGAGTACTGGTGTTCAATTGCTTACTTTGAAATGGATGTGCAAGTTGGGGAGACATTTAAAGTCCCTTCAAGCTGTCCAGTTGTTACTGTTGATGGCTATGTGGACCCTTCTGGAGGAGACCGCTTTTGCCTGGGCCAGCTTTCTAATGTACACAGAACAGAAGCCATTGAAAGAGCAAG gTTGCACATAGGTAAAGGGGTGCAGTTGGAATGTAAAGGTGAAGGCGACGTGTGGGTTAGGTGCCTCAGTGACCACGCAGTCTTCGTTCAGAGTTACTACTTGGATAGAGAAGCAGGGCGTGCACCAGGAGATGCAGTTCACAAGATTTACCCAAGTGCATATATAAAG gtgtttgaTTTACGCCAGTGTCATCGTCAGATGCAGCAGCAGGCTGCTACTGCccaagctgcagctgctgcccaggctgcagcAGTAGCTGGAAACATCCCTGGACCAGGATCAGTAGGTGGAATAGCCCCAGCTATCA GTTTGTCGGCTGCTGCTGGAATCGGCGTAGATGATCTTCGCCGCTTATGCATACTCAGGATGAGTTTTGTGAAAGGTTGGGGACCTGATTACCCAAGACAGAGCATCAAAGAAACACCCTGTTGGATTGAAATTCATTTACACCGGGCCCTCCAGCTTCTAGATGAAGTACTTCATACCATGCCTATTGCAGACCCACAACCTCTGGACTGA